The following coding sequences are from one Sandaracinaceae bacterium window:
- a CDS encoding flavin reductase family protein — protein sequence MDVDPRSLSASDRYKILAGCVTPRPIAFVSSLSPAGQVNLAPFSFFNGVGADPMVLVFSPLTMKDGDKDTLRNVAPPAEGGTGEMVVHVAVESYFREMAACAEDLPYGESELDMVGLSAAPSKVVKPPRLLEAPVAFECRTLQIVRTNPGKPMAGNLVIAEVVHVWLADGLANDRWHVDQDALHTVGRLGGPSYCLTRDRFDFVRGKDALSAPLPFGRDDENEEDGE from the coding sequence ATGGACGTCGACCCTCGCTCGCTGAGCGCCTCCGACCGCTACAAGATCCTCGCGGGCTGCGTGACGCCGCGGCCCATCGCCTTCGTCTCCAGCCTCTCGCCCGCGGGCCAGGTGAACCTGGCGCCGTTCTCCTTCTTCAACGGCGTGGGCGCCGACCCGATGGTCCTCGTCTTCTCGCCGCTGACGATGAAGGACGGCGACAAGGACACCCTGCGCAACGTCGCCCCGCCGGCCGAGGGCGGCACGGGGGAGATGGTGGTGCACGTCGCGGTCGAGTCGTACTTCCGCGAGATGGCCGCGTGCGCGGAGGACCTGCCCTACGGTGAGAGCGAGCTCGACATGGTCGGCCTGAGCGCCGCGCCGAGCAAGGTCGTGAAGCCGCCGCGCTTGCTGGAGGCCCCCGTCGCCTTCGAGTGCCGTACCCTCCAGATCGTGCGCACCAACCCGGGCAAGCCCATGGCCGGCAACCTCGTCATCGCCGAGGTCGTGCACGTCTGGCTCGCGGACGGCCTCGCCAACGATCGCTGGCACGTGGATCAGGACGCGCTCCACACCGTCGGTCGCCTGGGCGGGCCGAGCTACTGCCTGACCCGCGACCGCTTCGACTTCGTGCGCGGCAAGGACGCGCTGAGCGCGCCGCTGCCCTTCGGACGCGACGACGAGAACGAGGAGGACGGCGAATGA
- a CDS encoding translation initiation factor, with the protein MGKKSKKDRGVETGGADALKHNPFAALGGGLELPSAPAVDTPEADERDAPPPFDPLRFDQKVTVRREKKGRGGKTATRVSGLPEAHREALAAEMKKALGCGATVEGEDVLLLGSVVDRAADWLAAKGARRISRSQ; encoded by the coding sequence ATGGGGAAGAAAAGCAAGAAGGATCGCGGCGTGGAGACGGGCGGGGCCGACGCGCTGAAGCACAACCCGTTCGCCGCGCTGGGTGGAGGGCTGGAGCTCCCGAGCGCGCCTGCGGTCGACACACCCGAGGCGGACGAACGCGACGCGCCGCCGCCCTTCGATCCGCTGCGCTTCGATCAAAAGGTGACCGTGCGGCGCGAGAAGAAGGGGCGCGGCGGCAAGACCGCCACGCGCGTCAGCGGCCTGCCCGAGGCGCACCGCGAGGCGCTCGCGGCCGAGATGAAGAAGGCGCTCGGCTGCGGGGCCACGGTCGAGGGCGAGGACGTGCTCCTCCTCGGGAGCGTCGTCGACCGCGCGGCGGACTGGCTCGCGGCGAAGGGCGCCAGGCGCATCTCACGGAGCCAGTGA